CGCAAAAATCATTGTTAACAGCCGAACCGGTACCATTGTCGTTGGACAAAACGTTCGTCTTCGCCCTGCGGCTATTACGCACGGCGGTATGACGGTCACCATTAATGAAAACCTTCAGGTGAGCCAACCGGGCGCGTTTTCAGGTGGCGAAACCGTGGTAGTGCCAGATTCCGGTGTGGAAGTGACGGAAGAAGATGGCCGAATGTTCCACTTCAAGCCAGGTGTCACGCTGGATGATTTAGTCCGCGCCGTGAATGGCGTTGGTGCGGCACCATCAGATTTAATGGCAATCTTGCAAGCGCTCAAGCAAGCGGGCGCCATTGACGGTCAACTGATAGTGATTTAAGCCATGAAAGCACCATTAGATACCGGATTTATTCACGACCTCAGCCGCTTGGATATTCTTCGCCAGAAGGCGGCGAATGGTGAGCAGTCAGACGATGCATTGTATGCGGCGGCTGAACAGTTCGAAGCACTGTTTACTCAAATGCTGTTCAAATCGATGCGAAGTGCTAACGAAGCCTTCGAGTCAGATTTGATTGATAACCGTACCTCTAAGTTCTACGAACAAATGGCGGATGAGCAGCTTTCCAGTGCACTTTCACGAGAGGGCTCCCTGGGTCTGGCTGACTTGATTGTTCAGCAATTTAAAGGGCTGCAAAACAGCGAGCCTATGGACGTAGGTGATAACAGTGCGAGCGATCGTATTCGCCTACAACCAACCATACCACTCGCGCCAAATACGACGGAAGAGGAGTCAGCAGAGCAAGCACTGCAGCCGCTTTCTGAAGACACGGTTATTCCAACTCCACATATGCTGGCACAGCAAAACGCAGCGCCAAAAGTGGAAAGCAGTAAGCCATTCGAAACA
The nucleotide sequence above comes from Grimontia kaedaensis. Encoded proteins:
- the flgJ gene encoding flagellar assembly peptidoglycan hydrolase FlgJ, coding for MKAPLDTGFIHDLSRLDILRQKAANGEQSDDALYAAAEQFEALFTQMLFKSMRSANEAFESDLIDNRTSKFYEQMADEQLSSALSREGSLGLADLIVQQFKGLQNSEPMDVGDNSASDRIRLQPTIPLAPNTTEEESAEQALQPLSEDTVIPTPHMLAQQNAAPKVESSKPFETPDEFVSRLTPYAKKAARTLGTDPAILIAQAALETGWGKKVIANARGSSHNLFNIKADPRWDGNKVATQTLEFHDDIPVQEMASFRAYPSYEDSFNDYVSFLNRNPRYSTALQQTAEPEQFIRGLHQAGYATDPQYSDKVISVFNRVKGMMEQ